In the Sinorhizobium arboris LMG 14919 genome, one interval contains:
- a CDS encoding heavy metal translocating P-type ATPase encodes MTGIFRETRFRIDGMDCASCAAKIDTAVRRVAGVEDVNVSVAVGTMTVRHAARDDIGAQVIRKVGGLGYGLSPLPVATERAPAEGEHVCCGHNHAADGQTCHDHGQAAALPAGAEPSSYLATPLPWWRTAKGKLTLACGIALAAAYAIGQFVPATEPWIFTLAMLVGLVPIARRALMAALSGTPFSIEMLMTVAAAGAVFIGAGEEAAMVVFLFLIGELLEGVAAGKARASIQALTALVPKSALLEEDGRTVEVPAESLAPGAVVLVRPGDRLPADGVIVSGESSVDEAPVTGESTPVLKETGANVFAGTVNGDGALRVRVTAAAADNTIARVIRLVEEAQEKKAPTERFIDRFSRYYTPGVVLVAALVAIVPPLFFAGPWQEWIYKGLALLLIGCPCALVISTPAAIAASLSAGARRGLLIKGGAVLEKLGGITAVAFDKTGTLTEGKPKLTDIVGFGRSEAEILGYAASLEQGSSHPLARAVLSRAEDDGLALVRLEGARAIGGKGVSASADGIELFLGSPEAARERAPLTTEQVTRIETLQAEGKTVSVLVVGGKAAGALAMRDEPRADAAAGLRALADQGLRVVMLTGDNPATAAAIAGRLGGIEAHAGLLPEDKQRIVNKLRTEGFAVAKVGDGINDAPALAAADVGIAVGGGTDVALETADAASLHARVSDVAAMVKLSRVTMSNIRQNIVIALGLKAVFLVTTVAGVTGLWPAILADTGATVLVTINALRLLR; translated from the coding sequence ATGACAGGCATATTTCGGGAAACGAGATTTCGCATCGATGGGATGGATTGCGCATCCTGCGCTGCCAAGATCGACACGGCGGTAAGGAGGGTTGCAGGGGTCGAGGACGTCAATGTCTCAGTGGCCGTCGGCACCATGACCGTCCGGCACGCGGCGCGCGACGATATCGGCGCGCAGGTGATACGGAAAGTCGGCGGTCTCGGCTACGGGCTCTCGCCGCTACCCGTGGCGACGGAACGGGCGCCGGCTGAGGGCGAGCATGTCTGCTGCGGCCACAACCATGCTGCGGATGGCCAAACGTGCCACGATCACGGGCAGGCCGCCGCTCTTCCGGCAGGCGCGGAACCGTCGTCTTATCTTGCCACGCCCCTGCCATGGTGGCGAACGGCAAAGGGCAAGCTTACGCTCGCTTGTGGCATCGCCCTTGCCGCGGCCTATGCGATCGGTCAGTTCGTCCCCGCCACCGAGCCCTGGATCTTCACGCTCGCCATGCTCGTCGGCCTGGTGCCAATCGCGAGACGCGCCCTCATGGCAGCGCTTTCCGGCACGCCTTTCTCGATCGAGATGCTGATGACTGTTGCTGCGGCCGGTGCCGTCTTCATCGGCGCCGGCGAGGAAGCGGCCATGGTCGTCTTCCTCTTCCTGATCGGAGAGCTGCTCGAGGGCGTTGCCGCGGGCAAGGCGCGGGCGAGCATTCAGGCGCTGACGGCGCTCGTGCCGAAATCGGCGCTTCTCGAGGAAGACGGCAGGACGGTAGAGGTACCCGCCGAAAGCCTTGCGCCTGGCGCTGTCGTCCTCGTCCGCCCCGGGGATCGGCTCCCCGCCGATGGCGTCATCGTCTCCGGCGAGAGCAGCGTCGACGAGGCGCCCGTGACGGGCGAAAGCACGCCCGTATTGAAGGAAACCGGCGCGAATGTCTTCGCCGGAACTGTCAACGGTGACGGCGCGCTGCGGGTGCGCGTCACCGCTGCCGCGGCCGACAATACCATCGCGCGCGTCATCCGTCTGGTGGAGGAGGCGCAAGAGAAGAAGGCGCCGACGGAGCGGTTCATCGATCGCTTCTCCCGCTATTACACGCCGGGCGTGGTGCTCGTCGCGGCATTGGTCGCGATCGTCCCGCCGCTCTTCTTCGCCGGCCCGTGGCAGGAATGGATCTACAAGGGGCTTGCGCTCCTTCTGATCGGCTGCCCCTGCGCGCTCGTCATCTCCACGCCGGCTGCGATCGCTGCGAGCCTTTCGGCGGGTGCGCGTCGCGGCCTTCTGATCAAGGGCGGCGCCGTCCTCGAAAAACTCGGCGGAATCACAGCCGTCGCCTTCGATAAAACCGGAACGCTCACCGAGGGCAAGCCGAAGCTGACCGACATCGTCGGCTTCGGCAGATCGGAGGCGGAGATCCTCGGCTATGCAGCTTCGCTCGAACAGGGCTCCAGCCATCCGCTGGCCCGTGCCGTCCTGTCGCGTGCCGAGGACGACGGATTGGCGCTCGTTCGCCTCGAAGGCGCCAGGGCTATCGGCGGCAAGGGCGTGAGCGCTTCCGCAGACGGCATCGAGCTTTTCCTCGGTTCGCCCGAGGCGGCCCGGGAGCGTGCGCCGCTGACGACGGAACAAGTGACGCGGATCGAGACCCTGCAGGCTGAGGGGAAGACCGTCTCCGTGCTCGTCGTCGGCGGCAAGGCGGCCGGGGCGCTCGCCATGCGCGACGAACCGCGAGCGGATGCCGCGGCGGGCCTCAGGGCGCTCGCCGATCAGGGCCTGCGCGTGGTGATGCTCACCGGCGACAACCCGGCGACGGCTGCGGCGATCGCCGGCCGGCTCGGGGGCATCGAGGCGCATGCCGGGCTTCTCCCCGAGGATAAGCAGCGCATCGTGAACAAGCTCAGGACCGAAGGATTCGCCGTCGCGAAGGTCGGCGACGGCATCAACGACGCGCCGGCGCTGGCGGCGGCGGACGTCGGCATCGCCGTTGGCGGCGGCACCGACGTCGCGCTCGAGACGGCCGACGCCGCCAGCCTCCATGCCCGGGTCTCCGACGTGGCCGCAATGGTGAAGCTGTCGCGGGTGACGATGTCGAACATTCGCCAGAACATCGTGATCGCGCTCGGCCTGAAGGCCGTGTTCCTGGTGACGACCGTCGCCGGCGTGACCGGCCTCTGGCCGGCGATCCTCGCCGATACCGGGGCAACCGTTCTGGTAACGATCAACGCATTGAGACTGCTGCGTTAG
- a CDS encoding ABC transporter ATP-binding protein — protein sequence MNNIAIELRGIDKSFGLVHANKNINLKVRKGTIHGIIGENGAGKSTLMSILYGFYQADSGEILVDGKPVSIRDPNAAISVGIGMVHQHFMLVENFTVLENVMLGAEDSQILNRGIAKARQELKRLEKEYALEVNPDALIEELPVGLQQRVEILKALYRRADILILDEPTGVLTPAEADHLFRILDQLKAQGKTIILITHKLREIMAVTDEVSVMRRGEMVATRTTRETSVEELAELMVGRRVLLRVEKGESNPGDVKLAVQGLTVKDSRGVTMVDNVTFEVRAGEIVGIAGVAGNGQSELLEAIAGIRKAASGTVLLDGRPVDVTGHADPAELRNRGLAHVPEDRHHVGLVLKFEECENAILGYHHDPRFANGMFLNVDAIRKDAEEKIAKYDIRPPNARLRTANFSGGNQQKVVLAREMERDPDVLIIGQPTRGVDVGAIEFIHKRIIEMRDQGKAVLLVSVELDEIRSLSDRILVMFAGRVVGERSPEATEGELGLLMAGVEGRKEAAE from the coding sequence ATGAACAATATTGCCATCGAATTGCGTGGAATAGACAAGAGCTTCGGGCTGGTCCACGCCAACAAAAACATCAATCTCAAGGTTCGCAAAGGCACGATCCACGGCATCATCGGCGAAAACGGGGCGGGCAAGTCGACGCTGATGTCGATCCTCTATGGCTTCTATCAAGCCGACAGCGGTGAGATCCTGGTCGACGGCAAACCCGTTTCCATTCGCGATCCGAATGCGGCGATCTCCGTGGGCATCGGCATGGTCCACCAGCACTTCATGCTGGTCGAGAATTTTACCGTTCTCGAAAACGTCATGCTCGGCGCCGAGGACAGTCAGATACTCAACAGGGGCATCGCCAAGGCGAGGCAGGAGCTGAAGCGGCTCGAGAAGGAATATGCGCTCGAGGTCAATCCGGACGCCCTGATCGAGGAACTGCCGGTCGGCCTCCAGCAGCGCGTAGAGATCCTGAAGGCGCTTTATCGCAGGGCCGATATCCTGATCCTCGATGAGCCGACCGGCGTGCTGACGCCGGCCGAGGCGGACCACCTGTTCCGGATCCTCGACCAGCTCAAGGCGCAGGGAAAGACGATCATCCTCATCACCCATAAGCTGCGCGAGATCATGGCGGTTACGGACGAGGTTTCAGTCATGCGCCGTGGCGAGATGGTTGCGACGCGCACGACGCGTGAAACCTCGGTCGAGGAGCTGGCCGAACTGATGGTCGGCCGGCGCGTGCTGCTTCGTGTCGAGAAGGGCGAGAGCAATCCCGGCGATGTGAAGCTCGCCGTCCAGGGTCTGACGGTCAAGGACAGCCGCGGCGTGACCATGGTCGACAATGTCACCTTCGAGGTTCGCGCAGGCGAGATCGTCGGCATCGCCGGTGTGGCCGGCAACGGCCAGTCGGAACTGCTCGAGGCGATCGCCGGCATCCGCAAGGCCGCCTCCGGGACGGTTCTCCTGGACGGCAGGCCGGTGGACGTGACGGGTCACGCCGATCCGGCCGAACTCAGGAATCGCGGACTGGCGCATGTGCCGGAAGACCGGCATCACGTCGGGCTCGTGCTCAAGTTCGAGGAGTGCGAAAACGCGATCCTCGGCTACCACCATGACCCGCGCTTCGCGAACGGCATGTTCCTGAATGTCGACGCGATCCGCAAGGATGCTGAGGAAAAGATTGCCAAATACGATATTCGCCCGCCGAATGCGCGGCTGAGAACCGCCAATTTCTCCGGGGGCAATCAGCAAAAGGTCGTACTCGCGCGCGAGATGGAGCGGGATCCGGACGTCCTTATCATCGGCCAGCCGACCCGCGGCGTCGACGTGGGGGCGATCGAGTTCATCCACAAGCGGATCATCGAGATGCGCGACCAGGGCAAGGCCGTTCTGCTGGTCTCGGTCGAACTCGACGAGATACGCTCGCTGTCCGACCGCATCCTCGTGATGTTTGCCGGACGCGTCGTCGGCGAACGCAGCCCCGAGGCGACCGAAGGCGAACTCGGCCTGCTGATGGCCGGCGTCGAAGGCCGCAAGGAGGCCGCAGAATGA
- a CDS encoding ABC transporter permease yields the protein MSTPYAKVPGWVEYGLIPLINLAVAFLVAGLVVLLVGENPLEAAYHLINGAFGRGEYIGFTLYYATTFIFTGLAVAVAFHAGLFNIGGEGQAYVGGIGVALACLWLDQTMPWYVVFPLAIVGSAFFGALWAFLPGWLQARRGSHIVITTIMFNFIASSLMVYLLTRVLKPLGSMAPQTRTFAEGGQLPKLDWLLSIFGLNIGTAPFNISFLLALAAAFAVWLLIWRTRLGYEMRTMGHSPSAARYAGIGESRITVVAMMISGGLAGMMALNPIMGEQFRMQLDFVQGAGFVGIAVALMGRSHPGGIIPAAILFGVLYQGGAEIAFEMPSISRDMIVIIQGLVILFAGALENMFRPAITRVFAARGQRAAAVVQTKGA from the coding sequence ATGAGTACGCCCTATGCAAAAGTACCGGGATGGGTTGAATACGGCCTTATCCCGCTGATTAATCTCGCGGTCGCGTTCCTCGTCGCCGGCCTCGTCGTGCTACTCGTCGGAGAAAATCCGCTCGAAGCCGCCTACCATCTCATCAACGGCGCCTTCGGCCGGGGCGAATATATCGGCTTCACGCTCTATTACGCGACGACCTTCATCTTCACCGGGCTCGCGGTGGCGGTCGCCTTCCATGCCGGACTCTTCAACATCGGCGGCGAAGGCCAGGCCTATGTGGGCGGCATCGGCGTGGCGCTCGCCTGCCTGTGGCTGGACCAGACGATGCCCTGGTATGTGGTCTTCCCGCTCGCCATCGTCGGCTCCGCCTTCTTCGGTGCGCTCTGGGCGTTTCTGCCCGGCTGGCTGCAGGCCAGGCGCGGCAGCCATATCGTCATCACCACCATCATGTTCAATTTCATCGCCTCCAGCCTGATGGTCTATTTGCTGACGCGCGTGCTGAAGCCGCTCGGCTCCATGGCGCCGCAGACGCGGACCTTCGCCGAAGGCGGGCAATTGCCGAAGCTCGACTGGCTGCTGTCGATCTTCGGCCTCAATATCGGCACGGCGCCTTTCAACATCTCCTTCCTCCTGGCGCTGGCGGCCGCCTTCGCGGTCTGGCTGCTGATCTGGCGCACCAGGCTCGGCTACGAGATGCGCACCATGGGCCATAGCCCGTCCGCCGCCCGCTATGCCGGTATCGGCGAAAGCCGCATCACCGTCGTCGCCATGATGATCTCGGGCGGCCTTGCCGGCATGATGGCGCTGAACCCGATCATGGGCGAGCAGTTCCGCATGCAGCTCGATTTCGTGCAAGGGGCGGGTTTTGTCGGGATCGCGGTCGCGCTGATGGGGCGCTCGCATCCGGGCGGCATCATCCCCGCCGCGATCCTTTTCGGCGTGCTCTACCAGGGCGGCGCCGAGATCGCTTTCGAGATGCCGTCGATCTCCCGGGACATGATCGTCATCATCCAGGGTCTCGTGATCCTCTTCGCCGGGGCGCTCGAGAACATGTTCCGCCCTGCGATCACGCGCGTCTTCGCGGCGCGCGGCCAGCGCGCGGCTGCCGTCGTGCAGACCAAGGGAGCCTGA
- a CDS encoding ABC transporter permease gives MDFFHVLVVLLESTIRVSVPLVFAALAGLFTERAGVFDIGLEGKMLGAAFAAGAAAAVTQSVWVGLAAAVLVSVALSLVHGYASITQRGNQIVSGVAINFIVAGSTVILGEAWFRQGGRTPALAEGARFQTINFPDADMIREIPVLGPVYADLMSGHFLLTYLAFAMVPISWWILYRTRFGLRLRAVGENPGAVDTAGISVIWLRYRAVICCGILCGFAGAYLSLAMTAGFVKGMTAGKGYIALAALIFAKWRPLNVMFACLLFGFLDALAIRLQGTPLPLIGQVPVQLMQALPYILTVILLAGFIGKAIPPKAGGVPYVKER, from the coding sequence ATGGATTTCTTCCACGTTCTCGTCGTGCTCCTGGAATCGACGATCCGCGTCTCCGTGCCGCTGGTCTTCGCGGCCCTTGCCGGCCTCTTCACCGAGCGTGCCGGAGTTTTCGACATCGGCCTGGAAGGCAAGATGCTCGGCGCAGCATTTGCCGCCGGTGCGGCGGCAGCCGTCACGCAGTCCGTCTGGGTCGGGCTCGCTGCGGCGGTCCTCGTTTCCGTGGCCCTGTCGCTGGTCCACGGCTATGCTTCGATCACCCAACGCGGCAACCAGATCGTCTCGGGTGTCGCGATCAACTTCATCGTCGCCGGTTCCACCGTGATCCTGGGCGAGGCCTGGTTCCGGCAGGGCGGCCGCACGCCGGCGCTCGCCGAAGGCGCGCGGTTCCAGACGATCAACTTCCCGGATGCGGACATGATCCGCGAAATTCCTGTCCTCGGACCGGTCTATGCGGACCTCATGTCCGGCCATTTCCTGCTCACCTATCTCGCTTTCGCCATGGTACCGATCAGCTGGTGGATCCTGTATCGCACCCGTTTCGGTCTGAGGCTGCGCGCCGTTGGCGAGAACCCGGGCGCCGTCGACACCGCCGGCATCTCGGTGATCTGGCTCAGATATCGCGCTGTCATCTGCTGCGGCATTCTCTGCGGATTTGCCGGCGCCTATCTGTCGCTGGCGATGACGGCAGGCTTCGTCAAGGGTATGACGGCGGGCAAGGGCTATATCGCGCTCGCGGCGCTCATTTTCGCCAAATGGCGGCCGCTCAACGTCATGTTCGCCTGCCTGCTCTTCGGCTTCCTCGACGCGCTCGCGATCCGTCTGCAGGGTACACCCTTGCCGCTTATCGGCCAGGTTCCGGTACAGCTCATGCAGGCGCTGCCCTATATCCTCACCGTCATCCTGCTTGCCGGCTTCATCGGCAAGGCCATTCCGCCAAAGGCGGGAGGCGTACCCTATGTGAAGGAGCGCTGA
- a CDS encoding cytidine deaminase, with protein sequence MSKDELFVAAREAMAKAHAPYSKFPVGAAIRAEDGRIYTGANIENLSFPEGWCAETTAISHMVMAGQRKITEVAVVAEKLALCPPCGGCRQRLAEFSGASTRIYLCDETGIRKTLALSDLLPHSFETEILG encoded by the coding sequence ATGTCCAAGGACGAACTCTTCGTCGCGGCGCGTGAAGCCATGGCAAAGGCGCATGCGCCCTATTCCAAGTTTCCGGTAGGCGCCGCCATTCGCGCCGAGGACGGCAGGATCTACACGGGGGCAAACATCGAGAATCTGTCCTTTCCGGAGGGCTGGTGTGCCGAGACGACGGCGATCAGCCACATGGTCATGGCCGGCCAGCGCAAGATCACGGAAGTCGCGGTCGTCGCCGAGAAGCTCGCGCTCTGCCCGCCCTGCGGCGGCTGCCGCCAGCGGCTGGCGGAGTTTTCCGGCGCCAGCACCCGCATCTATCTCTGCGACGAGACGGGGATCAGGAAGACGCTCGCGCTCTCCGATCTCCTGCCGCACAGCTTCGAAACCGAGATACTCGGATGA
- a CDS encoding purine-nucleoside phosphorylase — MTAAADFLKGKLGGLAPRYGIVLGSGLGSLVDAVDDALRISYAHMPGFPVSSVSGHAGEFVAGRIGDTPVAVLSGRAHYYERGDANAMRVPIETLKRIGIENLILTNSAGSLREDMPPGSVMRIADHIAFAGANPLIGVESDARFVGMTNAYDAALAVGMEEAAERLNIPLARGVYMWFSGPSFETPAEIRMARILGADAVGMSTVPEVILARFFGLRVAAASVITNFAAGMTGAELSHEETKEMAPLGGTRLAAILKEMIASEG, encoded by the coding sequence ATGACGGCGGCGGCGGACTTCCTCAAGGGCAAGCTCGGCGGCCTTGCGCCGCGCTACGGGATCGTTCTCGGCTCCGGCCTCGGTTCGCTCGTCGATGCCGTAGATGACGCGCTTCGTATCTCCTATGCGCATATGCCGGGCTTTCCGGTGAGCAGCGTGTCCGGCCATGCCGGCGAGTTCGTGGCGGGCAGGATCGGCGACACTCCAGTCGCCGTGCTTTCCGGCCGCGCCCATTATTACGAACGCGGCGACGCCAATGCCATGCGCGTGCCGATCGAGACGCTGAAGCGGATCGGCATCGAGAACCTGATCCTCACCAATTCGGCCGGGTCGCTGCGCGAAGACATGCCGCCGGGCTCGGTCATGCGCATTGCCGATCACATCGCTTTTGCCGGCGCCAATCCGCTGATCGGCGTCGAAAGCGACGCGCGCTTCGTCGGCATGACAAATGCCTATGACGCCGCGCTGGCCGTCGGTATGGAGGAAGCCGCCGAGCGCTTGAACATCCCGCTCGCGCGCGGCGTCTATATGTGGTTCTCCGGCCCGAGCTTCGAAACGCCGGCCGAAATCCGCATGGCCCGCATTCTCGGCGCCGACGCGGTCGGCATGTCCACGGTGCCGGAGGTCATTCTCGCCCGGTTCTTCGGGCTCAGGGTTGCCGCCGCCTCAGTCATCACCAATTTCGCCGCCGGCATGACCGGCGCGGAACTCAGCCATGAAGAGACCAAGGAAATGGCGCCGCTCGGCGGCACGCGGCTCGCGGCGATCCTGAAAGAGATGATCGCGAGCGAAGGCTGA
- the deoA gene encoding thymidine phosphorylase, with amino-acid sequence MAMLPQEVIRKKRNGDRLGPGEIAAFIEGVSDGSVTEGQVAAFAMSIWFSGMNRDECVALTLAMRDSGETLDWSDLARPIVDKHSTGGVGDNVSLMLAPLVAACGAVVPMISGRGLGHTGGTLDKLESIPGYDIQPAPELFRRVADEVGCAIIGQTANLAPADKRLYAIRDVTATVDSVPLITASILSKKLAAGLQSLVLDVKLGNGSFMTDPAETEVLARSLVEVANGAGVRTSAVITDMNEPLADAAGNALEIESCLAYLRGEKAGTRLDQVVMALAAEMLVVAGIAAHEAEAEAMARRALGGGEAMERFGLMVHRLGGPADFVDRPGAHIAKAPAVLAVPADRDGYLASCETRELGVAVIELGGGRIRPDDRIDHRVGLTGLKPLGTKVEKGEPIAFVHAADRSRAEAIAKRVATLYAISDEEPARRPVIVSKLS; translated from the coding sequence ATGGCCATGCTCCCGCAGGAAGTCATACGGAAGAAAAGGAACGGCGATCGGCTCGGCCCAGGCGAGATAGCCGCTTTCATAGAGGGCGTGAGCGACGGTTCGGTTACGGAAGGGCAGGTGGCCGCCTTCGCCATGTCGATCTGGTTCTCCGGCATGAATCGCGACGAATGCGTCGCGCTGACGCTGGCGATGCGCGATTCCGGTGAAACGCTCGACTGGAGCGATCTCGCACGCCCCATCGTCGACAAGCACTCGACGGGCGGCGTCGGAGACAATGTCTCGCTGATGCTGGCGCCGCTCGTCGCCGCCTGCGGTGCGGTCGTGCCGATGATTTCGGGTCGCGGGCTCGGCCACACCGGCGGCACCCTCGACAAGCTCGAATCGATCCCCGGCTACGACATCCAGCCAGCGCCGGAACTGTTCCGCCGCGTGGCCGACGAGGTCGGATGCGCCATTATCGGCCAGACGGCCAATCTGGCGCCGGCCGACAAGCGCCTCTACGCGATCCGCGACGTGACGGCGACGGTCGACTCGGTGCCGCTGATCACAGCGTCGATCCTGTCGAAGAAGCTCGCCGCCGGGCTCCAGTCGCTGGTGCTCGACGTCAAGCTCGGCAACGGCTCCTTCATGACGGATCCCGCCGAGACCGAAGTCCTGGCGCGGTCGCTTGTCGAGGTCGCAAACGGAGCGGGCGTGCGCACTTCGGCGGTGATCACCGACATGAACGAGCCGCTGGCGGACGCGGCCGGCAATGCGCTCGAAATCGAGAGCTGCCTGGCCTACCTGCGCGGCGAAAAGGCGGGAACCCGTCTCGATCAGGTTGTGATGGCCTTGGCCGCGGAAATGCTCGTTGTAGCGGGTATTGCGGCGCACGAGGCTGAAGCCGAAGCCATGGCGCGCCGCGCCTTGGGGGGCGGGGAGGCGATGGAGCGCTTCGGCCTCATGGTGCATCGGCTCGGCGGTCCGGCCGATTTCGTCGATCGCCCGGGCGCCCATATTGCCAAGGCGCCAGCCGTCCTTGCCGTGCCGGCGGACCGGGATGGCTACCTCGCCTCCTGCGAGACGCGCGAACTGGGAGTGGCGGTCATCGAGCTCGGCGGCGGGCGCATCCGCCCGGACGACCGGATCGATCACCGCGTCGGTCTTACCGGTCTGAAACCGCTCGGGACGAAAGTCGAAAAGGGCGAGCCGATCGCCTTCGTCCATGCTGCCGACCGAAGCCGGGCCGAGGCCATCGCAAAACGGGTTGCAACGCTCTATGCGATCTCGGACGAGGAGCCGGCGCGACGGCCGGTGATCGTGTCAAAGCTCAGCTGA
- the upp gene encoding uracil phosphoribosyltransferase, which produces MDGVTVIGHPLVQHKLTIMRKKETSTAGFRRLLKEISTLLCYEVTRDLELTTERIETPLVETDAPVLEGKKLVFASILRAGNGLLEGMLELVPSARVAHIGVYRDHETLQAVEYFFKAPDNINERLVIVVDPMLATGNSSIAAIEKLKERGARNIRFLCLLAAPEGIRNFQGAHPDVPIFTASIDSHLNEKGYIVPGLGDAGDRMYGTK; this is translated from the coding sequence ATGGACGGCGTAACGGTGATCGGTCATCCGCTGGTGCAGCACAAGCTGACCATCATGCGCAAGAAGGAAACGTCGACTGCGGGCTTCCGCCGGCTGCTCAAGGAAATCTCGACGCTGCTCTGCTATGAGGTCACGCGCGATCTGGAGCTGACGACCGAACGGATCGAGACGCCGCTCGTGGAAACCGACGCGCCGGTGCTCGAAGGCAAGAAGCTTGTCTTCGCTTCCATCCTTCGCGCCGGCAACGGCCTGCTCGAAGGCATGCTCGAACTGGTACCCTCGGCGCGCGTCGCACATATCGGCGTCTACCGGGACCACGAGACTCTGCAGGCGGTCGAATATTTCTTCAAGGCGCCGGACAACATCAACGAACGCCTCGTCATCGTCGTCGACCCGATGCTCGCCACCGGCAATTCCTCGATCGCGGCTATCGAGAAGCTCAAGGAGCGCGGTGCGCGGAACATCCGTTTCCTCTGCCTTCTTGCCGCCCCGGAGGGTATCCGCAACTTTCAGGGTGCGCATCCGGACGTACCGATCTTCACGGCCTCGATCGACAGCCATCTCAACGAGAAAGGCTATATCGTGCCGGGGCTCGGCGACGCGGGCGACCGCATGTACGGGACCAAGTAA
- a CDS encoding adenosine deaminase, whose translation MTAHLKKAELHCHIEGATPPELALRQARKYGVDTSAIIRDRAYVWDDFTSFVRCYDAVASLFRTEGDYALLAETYLTELAEAGTIYSEIIVSPDHGETIGLGADAYIEGLAAGMEAAKARTGIESRMLITGIRHLGPESVIRTAEYAAIRRHPLVTGFNLAGEERMHSVAEFARAFDIVRDADLGLTIHAGELSGAFSVRDALDHVRPARISHGVRAIEDEDLVKRLADEGVVLEVCPGSNVALQVFPDFASHPLRRLYEAGVRVTLNSDDPPFFHTSLAQEYEIAFHAMNFSNSEIDRMTKTAIEAAFVDEPTREMLLAALHV comes from the coding sequence TTGACCGCTCATCTGAAGAAAGCCGAACTGCATTGCCATATCGAAGGCGCGACGCCGCCCGAACTGGCGTTGAGACAGGCCCGGAAATACGGCGTCGACACCAGCGCGATCATCCGCGACAGAGCCTATGTCTGGGACGATTTCACCAGCTTCGTAAGGTGCTACGACGCCGTCGCCTCGCTGTTCCGCACCGAGGGTGACTATGCGCTTCTCGCCGAGACCTATCTGACGGAGCTTGCCGAAGCGGGTACGATCTACAGCGAAATCATCGTCTCGCCCGACCACGGCGAAACGATCGGGCTCGGCGCCGACGCCTATATAGAGGGGCTCGCTGCCGGCATGGAGGCGGCGAAAGCCAGGACCGGCATCGAATCGCGCATGCTGATCACCGGCATCCGCCACCTTGGCCCGGAATCGGTGATCCGGACCGCCGAATATGCAGCGATACGCCGGCATCCGCTCGTGACCGGCTTCAACCTGGCCGGCGAAGAACGCATGCACAGCGTCGCGGAATTCGCCCGCGCCTTCGACATCGTCCGGGATGCCGACCTCGGCCTGACCATCCACGCCGGCGAGCTTTCCGGCGCCTTCAGCGTGCGCGACGCGCTGGACCATGTCCGACCGGCCCGCATCAGCCATGGGGTGCGGGCGATCGAGGACGAAGATCTCGTGAAGCGCCTAGCCGACGAGGGCGTCGTGCTTGAAGTTTGTCCCGGTTCGAATGTTGCGCTTCAGGTATTCCCGGACTTCGCCTCGCATCCGCTGCGGCGACTTTACGAAGCCGGCGTCCGCGTGACGCTCAACTCCGACGATCCTCCCTTCTTCCACACGTCGCTCGCGCAGGAATACGAAATCGCCTTCCATGCCATGAACTTCTCGAACAGCGAGATCGACCGGATGACGAAGACCGCGATTGAAGCCGCCTTCGTGGACGAGCCGACGAGAGAGATGTTGCTGGCTGCGCTGCATGTCTAG